The nucleotide sequence gactgcaccgcCCTGGCATTGACCTTTATTTGTTATAAtctgtttatgtatttgaaaagcatttatttaCTACTGTGCTAGCATCTGGAGGGGGGGTTATATAACAAAGAGTCAATGAACCACAAGCCCTTGGCATTTCTATATGGGGGGGGCTGTAGTTTGTACATAATATTATAGGGAAATAATGGAGAGGCCTGCTTCCTGTGAGGATAAATTAACACGTGTTCTTGATTCCCAGCTCTAAAAACCAACCATGGAGAAGCCGTGAAGGGAAACTCTGGGAAATCCCTAGTGCCGCTGTCTATTGTTTTAGCGTGGCTCACTGGCTGTGAGAAGATTCATCAGAGGCGTCTGCTCCTGCTTTTCCCTGGTGTTCCCTTGAACATGTATTGCCTGCCCCATAATACTAAATACAGGGGCAAGATCCTGATTGCTCATACAGCAGTGGAGGGTTGGGGAGAAAGTCTAGGTTGAAATGCCTGCTGGAGCTGGGAGGGGTAGAACAATAGATGCACCTGAGGCCCGGCATCATTCACTGTACTCTGTCTCCCAGCGCCAGGGAGAGAGGGGCCTGGCCCCTCCCACCTGAGCTGTCACCAGTAAGGTGACACCAAAAGGGTGGTAACTGGCTTTGTGTTGTCCTAGAACTTGGGTCCTTCCCTCTCTACATTCATGAGACTGACCTAGATGGCACTCAAAGGCCAGATTTGTAACTCCCTCTCTTTGGTGAGTTTCacaactggaaagaaaaacaacaaatgggCTCATATGTGTCCTTAGAAAAGTACCAGAAAATATAGACTAGCCCCTTAAAATGAGCatgaaaaatgcattaaaaaataagaaaagttaggggcacctgggtggctcagtgggttgagcctctgtcttcggctcaggtcatgatctcagggtcctgggatcgagccccgcgtcgggctttctgctcagcagggagcctgcttcctcctctctgcctgcctctctgcctgcttgtgatctctgactgtcaaataaataaataaaatcttaaaaaaaaaaaagaaaagttactatAATATGAGAAAAGACAGGGAATACAGGGAAAGCTACATAGAAGTTCCAggcatgaaaaaaaatatgaaagtcaaaataaaaatcctactggggcgcctgggtggctcagtgggttaagccactgccttcggctcaggtcatgatctcggggtcctgggatcgagtcccgcatcgggctctctgctcagcagggagcctgcttcgtcctctctgcctgcctctctgtctgcttgtgatctctctctgtcaaataaataaataaaatcttaaaataaataaataaataaataaataaataaaaatcctactAATGGGAATAAATAGTGGGAGAGATACAACTAAGCAGGAAGACTACACTGAAGGACTTTCCTAGAGGAAAAGATACAAGgaggaagaaattgaaatagaGAAGTCAAAAGAGACTGGGGAGAGAAATGCCCAAGCAGGGATAATATGAAtttcatgaagagaaaaaaaattaaagaagaagagaaacatttacatttacagaaataaagagaattacagaATTCCCAGAATGAAAAGATACAGGGGATCCATAATGTCCtatagcaagagaaggaaaacccATTTTAGATACAATATTTACAAATTGTAAATTTAGATACAAACTTGGATACAAATTTAAATGGAACTTTAGATAAAATTTTAGATACAAATTTCAAAGGTCAAAGGCAATGAGAAAATTCTAAGATTCCCAAGAGGAAGCCTGATATCCGATTTCCTAACTATAGCACTGGATGCAAGAAGATATTGGGAtgatattacttaaaatattaacaaaaaaacaactgtggCGGGGTGGGGCCACAGGCACTCCCTGGAGCCTGAGGCCACTGCACCTGAGCCCAGGGAGAACGCCAAAGGCaaggttctttttaattttttttctagcccTTTACTCCCAGGAATTTTAGACGTTGAAAACACTCCCTATGCACAGGATTTGATATTGTGTGGTTCATTAGGATCTGCTGTGGTTGGCCTTGGACATTTTTTGTTAACTGGCCGTGAGTTAGAGGATTTATCTTGGTGACTTGAGGATGCTTGTTCCACTGTGGGTATAATTACGCAAAGCTAAGACACCAGGAAAGAATTGTCAGAGAAGgaattaaaaatcagattttacatGAAAACACCCACCTTgatcctaaaagaaaacaaaccaagggcAATGGGAGCAACTAAGCAGGCGTCAAGCACAGAAAACCCAGACACCACTCACGGAAGTCAGTGTGAACAGAACCCAAGTCAACTCCACTAAACCtttcaattaagtaaataaagtgtgtgttgttaaaaaaaaaaaaagaagaagaaagaaagaaagaaagaaagaaaaagaaaaggaaaaaagggaaaaaagagaaagagaaaaaagaaaagaaagaaaggacaagaaaaaaaacactttaaacttagaatttatttatttttttaaaagattttatttatttatttaagtgagagagagagagagtagggggaggagcagccagggaggaagggagaatctcaagcaggttcccggctgagcgggagccggatgcggagctgtcccaggactgtgagatcgtgacctgagctgaaaagcaAGAGTCCAGCGTTAAACCATcagaaccacccaggagcccctaaacatAGAAATTAATACATAACTAAACATTATTCAAGAGtgatgctataacaaaaatattctcaGGTATACAAAGCTTCAGAAGATTTGCCACACAAATACTCaagacatttttggaaaaaatattccaataagagaaaaaaatgtcaggaGGTGCCAAAAAGGAGGAGAAGTAAAGTTGATCAACACCTTggtgaagaagagagggaggaagtaaaTGAATAACTTGAAAGCATACTGAAGTTCTGATCTGGTTAGAGGAAAGATTGGTAAGGCATAGAgaacagtttgtttgtttttgttttttttaaagacaatgaagaaaaggaaacttgaaaaacagaaatattgaaataaataaaatattagaaacaagtCCAAATATGTTAATAATCACAATAAATACAGctgggaagggcaaagagagTGCTGTGTGCTCGCCAGACCAGTACATCTTCCTGAACACACagctaaaattcatttttccattcctgtTGTACTCAGGCAGGGTCATTGTTTAATTCTTGCCAATGGAATGTGGTAGAAATGGCATGTGGTTTCTGGTCCAAGTCTGTAAGATTGTAAGACCCTTCCACAAACTCTCTTCTGGAAGCATAGTTCTTTTCAGTTGTGATGTTGCTCACTTTCGGAGCATGCTACTAACCCGGGTCTCCTGGTTCTACCCTTGAAAAGGCTGCTTTAACTCAGGTCAGAATGGAACCCAgggatctgtatttttttaaatttattttattttttaagaaagcgagaagggggaggggcagagggagagggagagaaatcccaaggaggctctgtgctcagcatgactcagggcttgatgtcatgaccctgagatcatcatctgagccaaaatcaagtcagatgtttaaccgactgagccacccaggtgccccaggaatctccccaggtgattcttctCTGTAACCAGATTTGGAACCATAGACTCAGATGATGTCTTGGTTCCCTTCCAAGctgaaaatcatttatttcatgaTCTTTCAGATATTTGGTTAGACTTTTCCTTATCTAGAGAGATGGTTagctttgtatatattttttgcattggACCAAattctgcccctgcctcccattGGCTGAACCCAACCAGAAACCATAGGGCAGGGAGATGTTGTCCACAGGTCAGCCTGCAGGCAGCACGGAGAAGGGTGTCCCGGGGGCCCAGAGGGACAAATGGAGGTTCTCCTGCACCCTCTGCCCTCCTTAGAACAGTCCACTGAGACTCCTTACAGTTCTTCCTTGCTCCGAGCATCTCTCACAATTACGTATTTTTTTCTAACACAATGAAATGAagtaatgttttccaaagtgatttaaagggttttttatttaaggattttaattTGCTGTGTATCCATGATCtccttttaaaagtttctaagtacagtttatattattatttatattatttatattattattgtcttCAAATCTGTCTGCAGAAACTTATAGAGAGACTGAGATTCTCTACACTCCAGACCAAGATAGAGGTTTTGTTTGAGCTCGGTTGCGTGGTTCTCTGAtggccttttctctcccttcaggGGGCCTCTTGTTGGAGTTCTTAGTAATGACTGATTTAAGCCCCTGCCACCTCCCAAACAGAAACCTCCTCTTCACTCTCCTGGGGGCCAGGCTTCCCCGGTGCAATGAGGGTCCAGCTCATTCTTTCACCTTCCACCTAGGCTCCTTACTTCTTTCCCCAGCAACAGCTGCATGAACTCAGAGAATGTCTCTGATTGGCTGAATATAGCAGGGGTCTTCCCCACCCGAGaatttgtttccttcctctttctgtttaCCTCCTCCACGGGCCCCACACCGAGAATTACTTAGTTAAAGGACCAGGGCAATGGTCCTCAGTGGGGGGCTAGTCCTGAGACTCTACACCTTGATGAGCCTCCTGAGCCCCCAGGAAACTGGGGCCATCAAGGGTGAGTGCTGGGAGGGATTGGGTGAGGAGAGGAGATTTAGGGTTACATGAGAGACGGTATAGAACATAAATTGTTcttctctgggggcgcctgggtggctcagtgggttaagccgctgccttcggctcaggtcatgatctcaaggtcctgggatcgagtccctcatcgggctctctgctcagcagggagcctgcttccctctctctctctctctctctctgccagcctttctacctacctgtgatctctctctgtcaaataaataaataaaatattttaaaaaaaaactttaaaaaaatttttaaaaaattgttcttctCTGGTTTATGGGCAACTTCCTTTACCAAGAGAACCCCAATCTCTCTCACGTCTATCATGTCCATTGCAGACCTAAAATATACAGGTCAGCCCAGTTCAGCCACGCCAGCTGCAGGTTCAAACTTTTCTAGGTTCAGGTGCCTCcccagttccttccttccttgtgaGACCCGGACCTCCAATCTACTGCTGCCGAGCACAGTGATTTCTCTGACACTTCCTGGCTTGGAGTGTGTCCATTCAAATCCAGTTTTATTGCAGTATTTATCACCATGTGGATAGTTAACTGTTTATCTGCCTTTTCCTGCTCTAGACATGAGCTCCTTGTGTGAGGGACCTACAGCTGGGTCATCTGTATTTCCATGGGGCCTAGTATTGTGGGGCACATAGTAGTCCCTTAATGGCTGTTGAACATACAATTTCATAGAATTCTAAAGGTCCCTTACCAATTAAAATCTAACCCAAATCCAACAAAAACTGAGCCTCAGTTATGGAAACAGACATGTTTGATCATAATCTGAGGTGAAAGAGTTGGGGCATAAACCTGACTTGAACTTCAGGCTCCTTTTCCAGTGCTCTCTGTCATACCTCAGGCTGCATTTTCCTGTCTGGTTGGTCTGTCACAGATCTTAATTCTTACTTCTGTCAGCCATCACCTCTTCTCCCCTCACGCCTACCCACACTGTGTCTCTGTGCCCCAGGCTCCATTATGCTCCCATCCTTAATCATCTTccctcaccaccacccacccctcccccccgcacTCATCTCACACGCAGGACCTCATAGGACCACTAGAGCTTACGACCATGGCTAACATTCAACTTTGGGGATCCCAAGCATGATTCCAGGCGTCCTCTCTTCTTCCCGACCTGGTATGCCACACCGCGCTCATGTCTCTGTTCCTGTCATTGTGTTGGGCCTGGGCCtgtttccctctgtcctctcccttcTACTGCCCCGCAACCTTTCCACTGGCCAAGAACCAGCTCAACAAGTCAACTCTGTCCCCACAGAGAACCCAGCCTGGGGCATAGGCTCAGAGATTCAACATATCGCATGCTCTCAATGAGActgatatgttttcttttctgtctctgaccCTGAACTCACCGGATTCAGCTGATCACATGGGCTCCTATGGACCAGCCTTCTACCAGTCTTATGGTGCCTCGGGTCAGTTTGCTTATGAATTTGATGGGGAACAGCTGTTCTCTGTGGAGCTGAAGAAGAAGGAGGCCGTGTGGCGTTTGCCTGAGTTTGGCAACTTGGCCCACTTTGACCCACAGAATGGGCTGGCCAGCATCGCGGTGATCAAAGCCCATCTGGATGTCTTGGTGGAACGCTCCAACCGCACCAGAGCCACCAACGGTATCGGCCTTTCCTTTCCtcgcaccctcccctcccctgtgttAGGCAGGGGAGGTCCAAAGAAGCTTCTTCCCACTCACAGGCCCCCATCTACTCTGGCATGCCCCTCTTTCAGCCTCTGTGACTGTTGTATTCAGCCCCTTTCTTTTCCAGGAGGCTCTAGAACTTCCCAGACCCCTTCAgcaccctcttcctcctcttccctcttgaGGACTGACACTTTCACCTGGACACCCCCTCAGGGACCTGTCAGACATAGGAATCCCTGGTGCCCCCATGACCCTCCTCagcctcttttccctctgccccccaccgccaccctgGCTGTTATGTACCAGAGCATCCCCTGCCTGCAAATGCCTAAATAGGAGGAAACGTCCCTCAATCCCAGTCCTAATCAGGCGCAGCTGCAGGGATGAGACTTTGGGATTCAGGGCCTCATTCTTCCTAGTGCCTCCGAGAGTGACGGTACTCCCCAGGTTCCGAGTGGAGCTGGGGCAGCCCAACGTCCTCATCTGCATGGTGGACAACATCTTCCCTCCTGTGATCAATATCACCTGGCTGCGCAACGGTCAAATAATCAGCGAGGGGGTGGCCCAGACCAGCTTCTATTCCCAGCCCGACCATCTGTTCCGCAAGTTCTGCTATCTGACCTTCGTGCCCTCTGCAGAAGACATGTATGACTGCAAGGTGGAGCACTGGGGCCTGGATGAACCACTTCTCAAACACTGGGGTAGGAGCCCCTCCCCAGCTTGCTCTCCACAGACCCATGTTTCCTTTACTCTGGAATCCTTTCACCgacccttcctttctcccccaagAGCCCCAGGTGCCTATCCCAGTGCCAGACACCACTGAGACTCTGATCTGCGCCCTCGGCCTGGCTCTTGGCCTGTTGGGCTTCCTTGTGGGCACCTTCCTCATCATCAGAGGCACGTGCTTGTCCAGAGCCCACAGGTACAGAGGCCGCGGGCTTCTGGGGGCAGGAGAGTGGGTGGCTCTTAACAGGATGGGGTGGAGGATCATTCCTTGGGGAGCACTGGGGTCAGGGAAGGGTAACATAGACAAGTAGCAGAGAGAATAGAAGAGCAGAGGTGATGAGGGGGTGAGGTTTTGGGAAGGTGGGCGATCAGAGATAGGCTCCCAGCATTGTGAGCTGGAACAACCTTGTTCATATGCTTTTTACCACTTTAGGTAATGAACCTTCCGAGAACGAAAGATTGTGGGAGATGCTCTATGGATTCCTTGCAAGTTTCTGACAGCCCTTGCATACTCAGTGCTTCTGCCTACTAAGTATATCCCTACGGTGCTGACTTTGGATAGGATCAAACCCTGTGCCATGGGTCTCCTCTCTTAGACCAGGATTTGTGGGGCagctccccttcccaccctcagtgcacacgcgcacacacacaaacacactctttTCTTGCTCTACCCAAAGTTCTGGCTAGCAACAGTAAATTTTTTATTGGTGTTCGCACTGTATCCTTCCTTCCAGGTCTTGGCCAATTCTCCCAGGGTGTGAGGGGTGCCAGGAACCTAGAAGGGGGAGTTTCAGGTGATGACCATCAAACAGTATTATTTCATATTGGGGATTGGCAGCCATCCTCAGGCCAGTTCAGCCATGTCTTTGCTCCACTTGAATAATTCATTGTGTGTTAGTTGTGAACAGGCCATTTCACAAAGACTTCATGAAATTTACCTTCTGAATTTAGATTTACCCCCAAAAGAGTTTTCAGGAGAGGAAAGTTTCACAAACATTGTACTTTTGTCTATGTTAACGCCATAATGAAGAGGCCATAGGTAAACGGTCATGATCTACGATGTCATCTCCTTTTTCTGTAACCCCTAGCGTCCAGGCATGACAAAGAGAGGTCCAAAGCTTGGATACTATGGTTACTTCCTTAACCTGGGGTCAATCATAGCAGTGGAAGACTTGGTCACATGTTTAGAAAGAGTTCAGGTGGATATCTCT is from Mustela erminea isolate mMusErm1 chromosome 4, mMusErm1.Pri, whole genome shotgun sequence and encodes:
- the LOC116588935 gene encoding HLA class II histocompatibility antigen, DO alpha chain isoform X3 gives rise to the protein MVLSGGLVLRLYTLMSLLSPQETGAIKADHMGSYGPAFYQSYGASGQFAYEFDGEQLFSVELKKKEAVWRLPEFGNLAHFDPQNGLASIAVIKAHLDVLVERSNRTRATNVPPRVTVLPRFRVELGQPNVLICMVDNIFPPVINITWLRNGQIISEGVAQTSFYSQPDHLFRKFCYLTFVPSAEDMYDCKVEHWGLDEPLLKHWEPQVPIPVPDTTETLICALGLALGLLGFLVGTFLIIRGTCLSRAHR
- the LOC116588935 gene encoding HLA class II histocompatibility antigen, DO alpha chain isoform X4; translation: MIPGVLSSSRPADHMGSYGPAFYQSYGASGQFAYEFDGEQLFSVELKKKEAVWRLPEFGNLAHFDPQNGLASIAVIKAHLDVLVERSNRTRATNVPPRVTVLPRFRVELGQPNVLICMVDNIFPPVINITWLRNGQIISEGVAQTSFYSQPDHLFRKFCYLTFVPSAEDMYDCKVEHWGLDEPLLKHWEPQVPIPVPDTTETLICALGLALGLLGFLVGTFLIIRGTCLSRAHR
- the LOC116588935 gene encoding HLA class II histocompatibility antigen, DO alpha chain isoform X1, producing the protein MGSYGPAFYQSYGASGQFAYEFDGEQLFSVELKKKEAVWRLPEFGNLAHFDPQNGLASIAVIKAHLDVLVERSNRTRATNVPPRVTVLPRFRVELGQPNVLICMVDNIFPPVINITWLRNGQIISEGVAQTSFYSQPDHLFRKFCYLTFVPSAEDMYDCKVEHWGLDEPLLKHWEPQVPIPVPDTTETLICALGLALGLLGFLVGTFLIIRGTCLSRAHR
- the LOC116588935 gene encoding HLA class II histocompatibility antigen, DO alpha chain isoform X2; translated protein: MVLSGGLVLRLYTLMSLLSPQETGAIKDSADHMGSYGPAFYQSYGASGQFAYEFDGEQLFSVELKKKEAVWRLPEFGNLAHFDPQNGLASIAVIKAHLDVLVERSNRTRATNVPPRVTVLPRFRVELGQPNVLICMVDNIFPPVINITWLRNGQIISEGVAQTSFYSQPDHLFRKFCYLTFVPSAEDMYDCKVEHWGLDEPLLKHWEPQVPIPVPDTTETLICALGLALGLLGFLVGTFLIIRGTCLSRAHR